From the Planktothrix tepida PCC 9214 genome, one window contains:
- a CDS encoding SGNH/GDSL hydrolase family protein translates to MKDREFLLLVCLVSLTLIFSNFSLFLKSIASSSFLQPPLKQAAQQLKLEGFRQTEQAFWNQIKDVNLDQLSPPTEIATLNSGELSPQPKPLTTPNPQPTQKPISSAAKKSVSLPPKPKPPVEKPYTRFLFVGDSIMFDLGVKLQYNLRKTYKINNTKLDYKVSSGLNRIDYYNWYNRTTTLLKSYKPDVIVVLFGGNDGQDIIDKNGRYYPLFTPGWEKTYQERVERYAKLLSTSSVRKVYWVGQPMSRRPRYNRIFSVLNKIYGTVSQAYPKIEYISTWGTFASGGKYAALVADKSGKRRSVKINDGVHFTSHGANIISEVVLEQMKKDKIVTIKSKPAKSASPQPKLTPSSVSKSPTQKSAQMP, encoded by the coding sequence ATGAAAGATCGAGAATTCTTACTGCTGGTTTGTTTAGTCAGTTTGACTTTGATTTTTTCTAATTTTTCCTTATTTCTTAAAAGTATTGCATCCAGTTCCTTTCTACAACCTCCCCTTAAACAAGCTGCACAACAGTTAAAATTAGAGGGATTTCGTCAAACCGAACAAGCATTTTGGAACCAAATTAAAGACGTTAATTTAGATCAACTTTCTCCCCCAACTGAAATCGCAACCTTGAACAGTGGAGAGCTTTCTCCCCAACCAAAACCCTTGACGACTCCAAATCCTCAACCGACCCAAAAACCGATTTCCTCTGCCGCTAAAAAATCCGTTTCTCTTCCTCCCAAACCTAAACCTCCAGTGGAAAAACCCTATACCCGCTTTTTATTTGTGGGTGATTCGATTATGTTTGATTTAGGAGTCAAGCTTCAATATAATCTTCGCAAAACCTATAAAATTAATAATACAAAATTAGATTATAAAGTTTCCAGTGGGCTGAATCGAATCGATTATTATAATTGGTATAATCGCACAACAACCTTGCTCAAAAGTTATAAACCCGATGTGATTGTTGTTTTATTTGGGGGAAATGATGGTCAAGATATTATCGACAAAAATGGACGTTATTACCCCTTATTTACACCCGGATGGGAGAAAACTTATCAAGAACGAGTTGAACGCTATGCTAAATTACTCTCCACCTCTTCGGTGAGAAAAGTGTATTGGGTGGGTCAACCCATGTCAAGACGACCTCGTTATAATCGGATCTTTAGTGTGTTGAATAAAATCTATGGAACTGTCAGCCAAGCTTACCCCAAAATTGAATATATTTCAACCTGGGGAACCTTTGCATCGGGAGGAAAATATGCTGCCCTTGTTGCCGATAAATCGGGTAAACGCCGATCTGTTAAAATCAATGATGGGGTTCATTTTACCTCTCATGGTGCTAATATTATTAGTGAGGTTGTCTTAGAGCAAATGAAAAAAGATAAAATTGTTACCATTAAATCAAAACCTGCTAAATCTGCTTCACCCCAGCCTAAATTAACGCCTTCCTCCGTTTCTAAATCTCCTACCCAAAAATCTGCTCAGATGCCCTAA
- a CDS encoding MBOAT family O-acyltransferase translates to MLFPTYSFLIFFIIVFSLGISLKKQVGLYKAFLLVANLIFYSFWGLNFLVLLLISIGINYGILLGLRSRSTAAKSWLIAGIVFNILYLGTFKYYNFFVDSFLEIFSFLPFASTFQPLEILVPVGVSFYTFRIISHLVDCYHQTLAFPRWIDYAIYISYFPQIASGPIARAKEFYKQLNSSQKYDYKIEEVIVLILSGLFKKYTLSSFLFNFTQLPFSDPGSYSCGDLILAAVSYSCLIYVDFSGYSDLSNAISSVFGFRPIENFNCPYRSFSLQEFWHRWHISLSEWLRDYLYIPLGGNRHGKQRKYLNLFLTMLLGGFWHGAGLNFIVWGGLHGLGLGLNHYFKEEITPRLTLQPSAKVSSIIPLLNWGLTFGFVTLSWIFFQSPNLETALNFIQGIWISDVQIVQFNVWQLYLVIFIILVLINFYGKAITSVLIRLFSLKNIFFRIVLTSGFVYSILMLGPNSVPPFIYFNF, encoded by the coding sequence ATGTTATTTCCAACTTATTCATTTTTAATCTTTTTTATTATTGTTTTTAGTTTAGGGATTTCCTTAAAAAAACAAGTTGGTTTATATAAAGCTTTTTTATTAGTAGCAAACTTAATTTTTTACTCTTTTTGGGGATTGAATTTCTTGGTTTTGCTGTTAATCAGTATTGGAATTAACTATGGAATACTTTTAGGGTTAAGATCTCGCTCTACGGCTGCTAAATCCTGGTTAATAGCAGGAATAGTTTTTAATATATTGTATTTAGGAACCTTTAAATATTATAATTTTTTTGTTGATAGTTTCTTAGAGATATTCTCTTTTTTACCCTTTGCTTCAACCTTTCAACCCTTAGAAATTTTAGTTCCTGTTGGGGTTTCTTTCTATACGTTTAGAATAATTTCTCACCTTGTTGATTGCTATCATCAAACCCTGGCTTTTCCCCGGTGGATTGATTATGCAATTTATATTAGTTATTTTCCGCAAATTGCTTCTGGCCCCATTGCACGAGCTAAGGAATTTTATAAACAACTTAATTCTTCTCAAAAATATGATTATAAAATAGAAGAAGTAATTGTATTAATTCTATCAGGACTCTTTAAAAAGTATACCTTATCGAGTTTTTTGTTTAACTTTACGCAACTTCCTTTTTCTGACCCAGGTTCCTATTCTTGCGGTGATTTAATTTTAGCAGCCGTCTCCTATTCCTGTTTAATTTATGTCGATTTTAGTGGTTATTCCGATTTATCGAATGCAATTTCTAGTGTATTTGGGTTCCGTCCTATCGAAAATTTTAACTGTCCCTATCGTTCCTTTAGTTTACAAGAATTTTGGCATCGATGGCATATTAGTTTATCAGAATGGTTGAGAGATTATCTCTATATTCCTTTGGGGGGAAACCGACATGGAAAACAACGAAAATATCTCAATTTATTCTTAACGATGCTGCTGGGAGGATTTTGGCATGGTGCGGGGTTAAACTTTATAGTTTGGGGAGGATTACATGGTTTAGGATTAGGCCTTAATCATTACTTTAAAGAAGAAATAACTCCCCGTTTGACTCTTCAACCTTCTGCAAAGGTATCCTCAATAATTCCCCTGTTAAATTGGGGGTTAACCTTTGGGTTTGTCACCTTGAGTTGGATTTTCTTCCAATCTCCTAATCTGGAAACAGCCTTAAATTTTATCCAAGGGATTTGGATCTCAGATGTTCAGATAGTTCAATTTAATGTTTGGCAGCTTTATCTGGTTATTTTTATTATTTTAGTTTTAATTAATTTCTATGGAAAAGCCATTACCTCAGTTTTGATTCGCTTATTTTCTTTAAAAAATATCTTTTTTAGGATTGTTTTAACCTCTGGATTTGTGTATTCTATTCTTATGCTCGGCCCTAATAGTGTTCCTCCCTTTATCTATTTTAATTTTTAA
- a CDS encoding transposase, whose protein sequence is MPDSVRYLVADGYYYRSKFWESVQDLNLQLIGKLRTDANLRYLYTGEQKKRGAPRKYDGKVDLNDLSRLTFVNQIEPQIFLYTQVVWSCCLKCPIRLVYLRDTRSKKTKIALLFSTDIHLNAEQIFEYYQARFQIEFIFRDAKQFTGLSDCQSPHPQRLANHFNASLTALNLAKYQS, encoded by the coding sequence TTGCCAGATTCCGTTCGTTATCTCGTTGCTGATGGCTATTACTATCGTTCTAAATTTTGGGAATCTGTTCAGGATTTGAATTTGCAATTGATTGGGAAACTTAGAACAGATGCTAATTTACGTTATCTCTATACAGGTGAACAAAAGAAACGCGGTGCTCCTCGAAAATATGATGGCAAAGTTGATTTAAATGATTTAAGTCGTCTCACTTTTGTTAATCAGATTGAACCGCAAATTTTTCTCTATACACAAGTGGTCTGGAGTTGTTGTTTAAAATGCCCAATTCGTTTAGTTTATCTCAGAGATACCCGCTCTAAAAAAACAAAAATTGCTTTATTATTTAGCACTGATATTCATCTGAATGCTGAACAGATATTTGAGTATTATCAGGCGCGCTTCCAAATCGAGTTTATTTTCCGTGATGCTAAACAATTTACGGGTTTATCTGATTGTCAATCTCCTCATCCCCAACGGCTTGCAAACCATTTTAATGCTAGTCTCACTGCCTTGAATTTAGCTAAATATCAATCCTAA
- a CDS encoding tetratricopeptide repeat protein codes for MKNSGERDLVEKALLSQSQGELNEAISYYQQALQICPQWPEVYYNLGIIFEQQQNLSQAIHCYQQAILQKPNYAEAYYNLGVVYQNKSLIESAIKSYQKTIELAPQLIRXDLFSKISKFEGGLISGFFISGETSEEKGGIFTKSSVPFCLLRIIVVSLESAIGRSDKESNSEEFDGNAKEVSLRG; via the coding sequence ATGAAAAATTCTGGAGAAAGAGATCTCGTTGAAAAAGCTTTGTTATCACAAAGTCAAGGAGAACTGAACGAAGCTATTTCCTATTATCAGCAAGCACTTCAAATTTGTCCTCAGTGGCCTGAAGTTTATTATAATTTAGGGATTATTTTTGAACAACAGCAAAATTTATCACAAGCTATTCACTGCTATCAACAAGCAATTTTACAAAAGCCTAATTATGCTGAAGCTTACTATAATTTAGGAGTGGTTTATCAAAATAAAAGTTTAATTGAATCAGCCATTAAAAGTTATCAAAAAACAATTGAACTTGCACCTCAACTCATCAGAGNCGATTTATTCAGTAAAATCTCTAAATTTGAGGGAGGATTAATTTCAGGATTTTTTATTTCAGGGGAAACTTCTGAAGAAAAAGGAGGGATCTTTACTAAATCCTCTGTTCCTTTCTGTTTATTAAGAATAATTGTTGTCTCTTTAGAATCAGCAATCGGACGTTCTGATAAAGAATCTAATTCTGAGGAATTTGATGGTAATGCTAAAGAAGTATCACTCAGAGGTTGA
- a CDS encoding gamma-glutamylcyclotransferase family protein — translation MTNLIHVFVYGTLKPGESNYQRYCQGRVIAQRPAVVQGKLYDLSLGYPGMVAGDGIVQGVILSFSDPNIFIDLDQLEDYQPHRPPEKNEYQRQQIPVFDLNHQPLGLVWAYLMDMTKVQVYSGVLIPDGCWKNRD, via the coding sequence ATGACCAATCTAATTCATGTATTTGTATATGGTACGCTCAAACCGGGGGAAAGCAATTATCAACGCTATTGTCAGGGACGGGTCATCGCCCAGCGTCCTGCTGTGGTTCAGGGAAAACTCTATGATTTATCTTTAGGGTATCCAGGGATGGTTGCTGGGGATGGTATTGTGCAGGGAGTGATTTTATCTTTTTCAGACCCCAACATTTTTATAGATTTAGATCAATTGGAAGATTATCAACCCCACCGTCCTCCTGAAAAAAATGAATATCAGCGCCAACAAATTCCGGTATTCGATCTCAATCATCAACCCTTGGGCTTAGTTTGGGCTTATCTGATGGACATGACAAAAGTTCAGGTTTATTCAGGGGTTTTGATTCCTGATGGATGTTGGAAAAATCGAGATTAA
- a CDS encoding anti-sigma factor family protein — MKHNFEPEPQINSTIQGHLLDPQQFQLLSAYLDGETTVSERRQVQAWLDHDPQIKEVYLQLLQLRSRLQTAPVPASHSSVQQLATRVFQRLNQRTRVIISWGGTAIAALLVMTVSGNLGRVAMVAQSQNLNDSEPLQIALNEPLIPIVNPNAVSISVDQPIIPIPKAAVSTPTD, encoded by the coding sequence ATGAAGCACAATTTTGAGCCAGAACCACAAATTAACTCAACCATCCAGGGGCATCTACTTGACCCTCAACAGTTTCAATTACTCAGTGCCTACCTTGATGGAGAAACGACGGTTTCAGAACGCCGTCAAGTTCAAGCTTGGCTAGATCATGACCCTCAAATTAAAGAAGTTTATTTACAACTGTTGCAACTTCGTTCTCGCTTGCAAACGGCACCTGTTCCCGCCTCCCATTCTTCGGTGCAACAACTGGCTACCCGTGTTTTCCAACGCCTAAATCAAAGAACTCGTGTTATAATATCTTGGGGAGGAACAGCGATCGCTGCATTATTAGTGATGACGGTTTCTGGTAATTTGGGGCGAGTTGCAATGGTGGCTCAATCTCAAAATTTGAATGATTCAGAACCCTTACAAATAGCCTTGAATGAACCTCTAATTCCCATTGTTAATCCGAATGCAGTTAGTATTAGTGTAGATCAACCGATTATTCCGATTCCTAAAGCTGCTGTTTCTACACCAACTGATTAA
- a CDS encoding sigma-70 family RNA polymerase sigma factor: MSQSLPISWSTAEVSIPLEQIPLEQLSNSDLVLRCQQGVCPDRAAFTELLRRYQSHVDKILYHLAPDWQDRADLAQEIWIRVYRNIKRLQEPVKFRGWLSRIATNLFYDELRKRKRVKPPLSLDAPRNIEDGEMDWEIAADSPGPDEDMATREFYSHLRDAIADLPEVFRTTIVLREIEGLAYEEIAEITGVSLGTVKSRIARARQRLQADLQVYLNP, from the coding sequence ATGAGCCAATCCCTACCTATTTCTTGGTCTACGGCTGAAGTCTCTATCCCCCTAGAGCAAATCCCCCTTGAACAACTCTCAAATTCCGATCTGGTTCTACGTTGTCAACAAGGTGTTTGTCCCGACCGAGCCGCATTTACAGAACTGCTGCGTCGTTATCAATCCCATGTTGATAAAATTCTCTATCACTTAGCCCCAGATTGGCAAGATCGAGCAGACTTGGCTCAAGAAATCTGGATTCGGGTGTATCGTAATATTAAACGTTTGCAAGAACCCGTAAAATTTCGGGGATGGTTAAGTCGAATTGCGACTAATTTATTTTACGATGAACTCCGCAAGCGCAAACGAGTCAAACCCCCTCTTTCTTTAGATGCACCGCGCAATATTGAAGATGGGGAAATGGACTGGGAAATCGCCGCCGATAGTCCTGGCCCCGATGAAGATATGGCTACCCGTGAATTTTATAGCCATCTTCGAGATGCAATTGCTGATTTACCCGAAGTTTTTCGGACAACGATTGTTTTGCGAGAAATTGAAGGATTAGCTTATGAAGAAATAGCTGAAATTACAGGAGTTTCCCTGGGAACGGTAAAATCAAGAATTGCCAGAGCTCGTCAACGGTTACAAGCTGATTTACAAGTTTATCTCAATCCCTAA
- the surE gene encoding 5'/3'-nucleotidase SurE → MKIVLTNDDGIDAPGIRALGKAISGDKILIAPNKEYSQCGHQVTTHQGIHVEKRSEIEYAIGGTPADCIRLAVSHLCPDLSWVISGINPGGNMGVDVYISGTVAAVREATIQGIPAIALSQYRKGGKPVNWKTTTRWASLVLEELMKHPPQRGCFWNVNFPYLEPEEPDPEIVFCKLGTQSLPINYRQEGDYFYYHGNYSDRTYEQGTDVEVCFRGKIAVTLIKL, encoded by the coding sequence ATGAAAATAGTATTAACGAATGATGATGGCATTGATGCACCCGGAATTCGAGCCTTGGGGAAAGCAATTTCTGGTGATAAAATTTTGATTGCTCCTAATAAAGAATATTCCCAATGTGGGCATCAAGTCACAACTCATCAAGGAATTCATGTTGAAAAACGGTCGGAAATTGAATATGCAATCGGGGGAACTCCAGCTGATTGTATTCGATTAGCAGTATCTCATCTTTGTCCTGATTTAAGTTGGGTGATTTCAGGAATTAATCCAGGGGGAAATATGGGCGTTGATGTTTATATTTCTGGAACAGTAGCGGCGGTGCGGGAAGCGACGATTCAGGGAATTCCAGCGATCGCTTTATCCCAATATCGCAAAGGCGGAAAACCGGTGAACTGGAAAACCACAACTCGTTGGGCTAGTTTAGTCTTAGAAGAATTAATGAAACATCCGCCACAACGGGGGTGCTTTTGGAATGTTAATTTTCCCTATTTGGAACCGGAAGAACCTGACCCAGAGATTGTATTTTGTAAATTAGGAACCCAATCTTTACCCATTAACTATAGACAAGAAGGAGATTATTTTTATTATCACGGAAATTATAGCGATCGCACCTATGAACAGGGAACCGATGTCGAGGTGTGTTTTCGAGGAAAAATAGCGGTGACATTAATTAAATTGTAG
- the recG gene encoding ATP-dependent DNA helicase RecG, giving the protein MKSYQPDWWRFSKALSVEAERGFTNLQGNQYQFHEFFYVSLKELFENAPPETQKRCQDLAEEFLRYPELDLENRQHLIADTRRFLLQLQRLFECRNQVSEIRKTEREQKQNQPSVPKTTAITEKAKGVSISLEQSLEKIIGPRNSDRIAKLGILTIFDLLYYYPRDHIDYGKQVKIQELEPGETVTLIAQVKRCNCFSSPRNKKLTILELVLSDHTGQLKISRFYAGYRYSSKGWQHQQKGNYPPGAVIAASGLVKRNQYGITLDNPELEILDHAGGQIESMKIGRVLPVYPLSEGIGADVVRKAVIEALPAAKQLQDALPQEVLNQYQLIGLTAAIENIHFPPDRDWLSAARRRLVFDEFFYLQLGLLTRRQQQKQTETSAVLAPTGKLIEEFYQILPFQLTNAQQRVIQEILKDLQSPEPMNRLVQGDVGAGKTVVAVVAMLAAIQAGYQAALMAPTEVLAEQHYRKLVEWFNLMHLPVELLTGSTKAAKRRQIHSHLETGELPVLVGTHALIQDKVNFHRLGLVVIDEQHRFGVQQRARLQQKGESPHVLTMTATPIPRTLALTLHGDLDVSQIDELPPGRQPIQTTILTGKQRQDAYDLIRREVAKGRQVYVVLPLIEESEKLDVKSAVEEHHKLQSKIFPEFTIGLLHGRMNSAQKDEAITRFRERETQILVSTTVVEVGVDVPNATVMLIENAERFGLSQIHQLRGRVGRGKDKSYCLLLLGGSTPEARQRLQVLEQSQDGFLIAEMDLQLRGPGQVLGTRQSGLPDFALASLVEDQEVLQLAREAAQKVLEKDGTLHSLPLMRAELNRRYIKMMGGSILT; this is encoded by the coding sequence ATGAAATCTTATCAACCGGACTGGTGGAGATTTAGTAAAGCGTTATCCGTTGAAGCAGAACGGGGTTTTACGAATTTGCAGGGGAATCAATATCAGTTCCATGAATTTTTTTATGTGAGTTTAAAGGAACTGTTTGAAAATGCACCGCCAGAAACGCAAAAACGGTGTCAAGATTTGGCGGAGGAATTTTTACGATATCCCGAATTAGACCTAGAAAACCGACAACATTTAATTGCAGATACCAGACGGTTTTTACTGCAATTACAACGACTGTTTGAGTGTCGGAATCAGGTATCGGAAATTCGGAAAACGGAACGAGAGCAAAAACAAAATCAACCCTCGGTTCCGAAGACAACGGCGATTACCGAAAAAGCCAAAGGTGTGAGTATTTCCTTAGAACAATCCTTAGAAAAAATTATCGGGCCAAGAAATAGCGATCGCATTGCTAAATTAGGAATTTTAACAATCTTTGATTTACTCTATTATTATCCTAGGGATCATATTGACTATGGGAAACAGGTAAAAATTCAGGAACTGGAACCTGGGGAAACGGTCACGTTAATTGCTCAGGTGAAACGGTGTAATTGTTTTAGTAGTCCCCGCAATAAAAAATTAACGATATTAGAATTAGTCTTAAGCGATCATACCGGACAACTTAAAATTAGTCGATTTTATGCGGGATATCGATATAGTAGTAAAGGTTGGCAACATCAACAGAAAGGGAATTATCCACCGGGGGCGGTGATTGCGGCATCGGGTTTAGTTAAACGAAATCAATATGGGATTACCTTAGATAACCCAGAATTAGAAATATTAGATCATGCTGGGGGTCAGATTGAATCGATGAAAATCGGGCGAGTTTTGCCTGTGTATCCGTTATCAGAAGGAATTGGGGCCGATGTGGTCAGAAAAGCGGTGATTGAAGCCTTACCCGCAGCGAAACAATTACAAGATGCTTTACCCCAAGAAGTATTAAATCAATATCAATTAATTGGGTTAACTGCGGCGATTGAGAATATTCATTTTCCCCCAGACCGAGATTGGTTATCGGCGGCGAGACGACGGTTAGTGTTTGATGAGTTTTTCTATTTGCAGTTGGGATTATTAACCCGGAGACAACAGCAGAAACAAACTGAAACCAGTGCGGTCTTAGCACCAACGGGAAAATTGATTGAGGAATTTTATCAAATTTTACCCTTTCAATTAACCAACGCTCAACAACGTGTTATTCAAGAAATCTTGAAGGATTTACAGTCTCCTGAACCGATGAATCGATTAGTACAAGGAGATGTGGGGGCGGGGAAAACTGTTGTGGCGGTGGTCGCGATGTTAGCGGCAATTCAAGCCGGATATCAAGCTGCCTTAATGGCACCGACGGAAGTTTTAGCTGAACAACATTATCGGAAATTAGTCGAGTGGTTTAATTTAATGCACCTTCCGGTTGAATTATTAACCGGTTCCACAAAAGCAGCCAAACGCCGTCAAATTCATTCCCATTTAGAAACGGGAGAATTACCCGTTTTAGTGGGAACCCATGCCTTAATTCAAGATAAAGTTAATTTTCATCGCTTGGGATTAGTGGTCATTGATGAACAACATCGATTTGGAGTCCAACAGCGAGCCAGATTACAACAAAAAGGAGAATCACCCCATGTTTTAACGATGACTGCAACGCCCATTCCCCGAACCTTAGCGTTAACCTTACATGGGGATTTAGATGTTAGCCAAATTGATGAACTTCCCCCCGGTCGTCAACCGATTCAAACGACTATTTTAACGGGAAAACAACGCCAAGATGCCTATGATTTAATTCGAAGGGAAGTGGCAAAGGGAAGACAGGTATATGTGGTGTTACCGTTAATTGAAGAATCAGAAAAGTTAGATGTCAAATCTGCGGTGGAAGAGCATCATAAATTACAGTCTAAAATTTTTCCTGAGTTTACAATTGGGTTGTTGCATGGTCGCATGAATAGTGCCCAAAAGGATGAAGCGATTACTCGATTTCGAGAGAGGGAAACGCAAATTTTAGTTTCAACAACGGTTGTAGAAGTGGGGGTTGATGTTCCCAATGCGACGGTGATGTTAATTGAAAATGCCGAACGGTTTGGATTATCTCAAATCCATCAATTACGGGGACGGGTAGGTCGAGGGAAAGATAAATCCTATTGTTTATTATTATTAGGAGGGTCTACCCCAGAAGCCCGACAACGGTTACAAGTTTTAGAACAATCTCAAGATGGGTTTTTGATTGCAGAAATGGATTTACAATTGCGGGGGCCAGGACAAGTTTTAGGCACTCGTCAATCAGGTTTACCGGATTTTGCTTTAGCAAGTTTAGTGGAGGATCAAGAGGTGTTACAATTAGCCAGGGAAGCCGCACAAAAAGTCTTAGAAAAAGATGGAACATTGCACAGTTTGCCATTAATGCGGGCGGAATTAAATCGACGTTATATTAAGATGATGGGAGGTAGTATTTTAACTTAA
- a CDS encoding IS630 family transposase (programmed frameshift) — protein sequence MNLINEIDNFINQTKDPREIKRAIAVKLKLQGKAYREIQDLLQVNKGFISQWKNRVLVEGVESLKLQYKGRKGYLSPEDKQKVIEELRERDWLRLSDLQVLLEREYGVVFQSHQSYYSLLEEAGISWKKSQKKNPAKNEQLVQEKKEEIEKKLASWKEEIEAGKLTVFMIDECHLLWGDILGYVWGRTDRRIEIPIKNQKERQTYYGALDYQTKEFIIKGYAAGNTENTVDFIQYLQQQNPGKRLAIVWDNATYHCSQKFRDYLTEVNQNLSEEEWRITCLNFAPNAPEQNPVEDIWLQTKNFVRKFYHLCPSFKVIKWLFEFFAQGQIFDFPKIFMYGILPQPI from the exons ATGAATCTAATCAACGAAATAGACAATTTTATCAATCAGACAAAAGATCCTAGAGAAATTAAAAGAGCGATCGCTGTCAAACTCAAATTACAAGGGAAAGCCTACCGGGAAATTCAAGACTTATTACAAGTTA ATAAAGGATTTATTAGCCAGTGGAAAAATCGGGTTCTTGTGGAAGGAGTAGAGAGTTTAAAACTCCAATATAAAGGAAGAAAAGGCTATCTAAGTCCCGAAGATAAACAGAAAGTTATTGAAGAATTAAGGGAAAGAGATTGGTTAAGATTGTCTGATTTACAAGTTTTGTTAGAAAGGGAGTATGGAGTCGTGTTTCAATCCCATCAAAGTTATTATAGCTTGCTGGAAGAGGCTGGCATCAGTTGGAAAAAAAGCCAAAAGAAGAATCCGGCTAAGAATGAGCAGTTAGTCCAAGAGAAAAAGGAAGAAATTGAAAAAAAGTTAGCGAGTTGGAAAGAAGAAATAGAGGCGGGAAAGCTGACGGTGTTTATGATTGATGAATGTCATCTTCTCTGGGGAGATATTTTAGGGTATGTGTGGGGAAGAACAGATAGAAGAATAGAAATTCCGATCAAAAATCAAAAAGAAAGGCAAACTTATTATGGAGCTTTAGATTACCAAACGAAAGAATTTATTATCAAAGGTTATGCGGCGGGAAATACAGAAAATACCGTAGACTTTATCCAGTATTTACAGCAGCAAAATCCGGGGAAAAGGTTAGCTATAGTCTGGGATAATGCCACTTATCATTGTTCTCAAAAGTTTAGAGATTATTTAACTGAAGTTAATCAAAATTTATCGGAAGAAGAATGGCGGATTACTTGTCTAAATTTTGCCCCCAATGCACCTGAACAAAATCCTGTAGAAGATATTTGGTTACAAACCAAAAATTTCGTGAGAAAATTTTATCATTTATGCCCATCTTTTAAAGTAATTAAGTGGCTATTCGAGTTTTTCGCTCAGGGTCAAATTTTTGATTTCCCCAAAATTTTCATGTATGGGATTTTGCCACAACCTATTTAG
- the tsf gene encoding translation elongation factor Ts, which produces MAEISAKIVKELRDKTGAGMMDCKRALTENDGDMNKAIDWLRQKGMSSADKKTARSATEGLVGSYIHTGGRVGVMVEINCETDFVARREEFKALVQNIAMQIAACPNVEYISVDDIPAPIAAREKDIEMKRDDLGNKPDNIKEKIVQGRIEKRLKEMSLLDQPYIRDQNITVEELVKQSISLLGENIKIRRFARFVLGEGLEKEEKNFADEVAEQMGKA; this is translated from the coding sequence ATGGCGGAAATCTCAGCAAAAATTGTTAAGGAACTGCGCGATAAAACGGGCGCAGGGATGATGGACTGTAAAAGAGCCCTGACAGAAAATGATGGCGATATGAATAAAGCCATCGACTGGTTACGCCAAAAAGGGATGAGTTCTGCGGATAAAAAAACAGCCCGCAGTGCAACTGAAGGCTTAGTGGGAAGTTATATTCACACCGGGGGCCGAGTTGGTGTCATGGTAGAAATCAACTGTGAAACCGATTTTGTAGCCCGTCGGGAAGAATTTAAAGCTTTAGTACAGAATATTGCGATGCAAATCGCAGCCTGTCCTAATGTGGAATATATTTCAGTTGATGATATTCCCGCCCCGATTGCAGCCCGAGAAAAAGACATTGAAATGAAGCGGGATGATTTAGGCAATAAACCCGACAATATTAAGGAAAAAATCGTTCAAGGACGAATTGAAAAACGCCTAAAAGAGATGTCTTTGCTGGATCAACCTTACATCCGAGATCAAAATATTACGGTGGAAGAGTTGGTGAAACAAAGTATTTCTCTGTTAGGAGAAAATATTAAAATTCGTCGCTTTGCTCGGTTTGTTCTGGGTGAAGGGTTGGAGAAAGAAGAAAAGAATTTTGCGGATGAAGTAGCTGAACAAATGGGCAAAGCCTAA